The following are encoded in a window of Williamwhitmania sp. genomic DNA:
- a CDS encoding glycosyltransferase — HPDEALQRKVVRIAAACESIVVMTHNSAEILMNDYGVAPQKIVVIAHGTHLVPHLSAKSLKTKYGLKGRKVLTTFGLLSSGKSLETTLEALPAIIKQSPEVIFLIIGKTHPEVVKAEGERYRQMLEAKVKHDSLQEHVKFINSYLALPELLEYLQLTDVYLFTTNDPNQAVSGTFVYAMSCSCPIISTPIPHAKEILTPDTGIIFDFRNSKQLADGVIRLLSNEPLRRSISSNTLQKIVSTAWENSAVAHAMLLERIAGDKITLKYNLPVISLNHVKEMTTSFGIIQFSKNNQPDIRTGYTIDDNARAMVATCMYHKLRGDAKSVAEIHKYLHFIKYCQQPEGNFLNYVDKDGNFTEQNFTTNLDDANGRAIWALGYLVSCKDSLPLEMISEATAIMEKALKYVVSVHSTRAMAFTIKGLYYYLTVVKSPQNIELLKTLANRLVQMYKYESSAEWAWFEGYLTYANSILPESLVYAWLLLHDDEYKEIAISSFNFLLSKIFNENGIEVISNKGWLLKGQEPERFGEQPIDVAYTVMTLSRFYDVFMDKSYLQKTETAFSWFLGNNRLHQIIYNPSTGGCYDGLEEMHVNLNQGAESTVSYLMARLTMENYHLQPPTAKAKGTLKA; from the coding sequence TCATCCGGATGAGGCACTTCAGCGAAAAGTTGTGAGAATTGCCGCTGCGTGTGAGTCTATTGTTGTAATGACTCACAATTCGGCAGAAATACTTATGAACGATTACGGTGTTGCACCTCAAAAAATTGTAGTTATTGCCCATGGAACGCACCTAGTTCCTCACTTAAGCGCTAAATCGTTAAAGACGAAGTACGGACTCAAGGGCCGAAAGGTACTCACAACCTTTGGGCTGCTTAGCTCAGGAAAAAGCCTCGAAACAACCTTGGAAGCACTGCCAGCCATTATTAAGCAGAGCCCCGAGGTGATATTTCTGATAATTGGGAAAACGCATCCAGAGGTTGTAAAGGCCGAAGGTGAGAGGTATCGGCAAATGCTGGAAGCAAAAGTAAAGCATGACTCACTTCAGGAACATGTAAAGTTCATAAACAGCTATTTAGCACTACCCGAATTACTGGAGTACCTTCAGCTTACCGATGTATACCTATTTACCACTAACGATCCTAATCAGGCAGTAAGCGGAACCTTTGTTTATGCCATGAGCTGTTCATGTCCCATTATCTCTACGCCCATTCCTCATGCCAAGGAGATACTAACCCCGGATACTGGAATAATATTCGATTTTCGTAATTCCAAACAGCTGGCCGATGGGGTTATTCGGCTACTCAGCAACGAGCCTTTGCGCAGAAGTATTAGCTCCAACACGTTGCAGAAGATAGTCTCCACAGCGTGGGAGAATTCAGCCGTAGCCCATGCCATGCTTTTGGAACGAATTGCCGGCGACAAGATTACGTTGAAGTATAACCTGCCGGTAATCAGCCTTAACCACGTTAAGGAAATGACCACCAGTTTTGGCATTATTCAGTTCTCAAAAAACAATCAACCCGATATCCGCACAGGCTATACCATTGATGATAACGCCAGAGCCATGGTGGCTACCTGTATGTACCATAAGCTTAGGGGCGATGCAAAAAGCGTAGCTGAGATTCATAAATATCTCCATTTTATTAAGTATTGTCAGCAGCCTGAGGGTAACTTTTTAAACTACGTTGATAAGGACGGTAATTTTACGGAGCAAAATTTCACTACCAATCTCGACGATGCAAATGGGCGAGCCATTTGGGCACTTGGGTATTTAGTGTCGTGCAAGGATTCCCTGCCATTAGAGATGATCTCCGAGGCAACCGCCATTATGGAAAAGGCACTGAAGTACGTCGTAAGTGTGCACTCTACGCGGGCAATGGCATTTACCATTAAGGGGCTTTACTACTATCTTACCGTGGTAAAATCGCCTCAAAACATTGAACTTTTAAAAACGTTAGCCAACCGGTTGGTACAGATGTATAAATATGAATCCAGTGCAGAGTGGGCCTGGTTCGAAGGATATCTTACCTATGCCAATAGCATACTACCTGAGTCGCTGGTTTACGCATGGTTGTTGCTTCACGATGACGAGTATAAGGAGATTGCTATCTCTTCGTTTAATTTTCTTCTATCTAAAATCTTTAATGAGAATGGGATAGAGGTAATTTCCAACAAAGGTTGGCTACTAAAGGGTCAGGAGCCCGAGCGTTTTGGTGAGCAGCCCATTGATGTGGCTTATACCGTAATGACGCTGAGCAGATTCTATGATGTTTTTATGGACAAAAGCTACCTCCAAAAAACGGAGACGGCCTTTAGCTGGTTCTTGGGCAACAACCGCCTTCATCAGATTATTTATAACCCAAGTACCGGTGGCTGCTACGATGGTCTTGAGGAGATGCATGTGAACCTAAACCAAGGTGCTGAATCAACGGTAAGCTACCTTATGGCACGGCTAACCATGGAGAACTACCACTTACAACCGCCAACCGCAAAGGCGAAAGGCACACTTAAAGCATAA
- a CDS encoding DUF1003 domain-containing protein, protein MKTFKSDLSNNEFPISERVSGRTLRSSLLGLIQKEYPQFISDSFLSRSELDHYREAYIEHFLKNQVGKISKLEKTVMTSLMKNTTLTDKIDAEDNEAITFGQRIADKVAIFGGSWTFIISFGLFLLVWISINILWLANRAIDPYPFILLNLILSSLAAIQAPVIMMSQNRQEEKDRERGKKDYMINLKSELEIRMLHEKIDHLIVNQQQDILEVHKVQIEMMNDILKRIGRG, encoded by the coding sequence ATGAAAACATTCAAGAGTGACTTGTCAAATAACGAATTCCCGATTTCGGAGCGAGTATCTGGCCGGACGTTAAGGTCATCGTTATTGGGCTTGATTCAAAAGGAGTATCCTCAGTTTATCAGTGATAGCTTTTTGTCGAGGAGCGAGCTGGATCACTACCGCGAGGCCTACATTGAGCACTTCCTCAAGAATCAGGTTGGCAAAATTTCCAAGCTCGAAAAGACGGTAATGACCTCCTTAATGAAAAACACCACATTAACGGACAAGATAGATGCCGAGGATAACGAGGCCATAACCTTTGGGCAAAGAATTGCCGACAAGGTTGCCATTTTTGGTGGGAGCTGGACCTTCATTATTTCGTTTGGGCTATTTCTACTGGTTTGGATCTCCATAAATATATTGTGGCTCGCCAACAGGGCTATCGACCCCTACCCGTTCATCCTTTTAAACCTTATTTTGTCGAGTCTGGCTGCCATACAAGCACCCGTAATTATGATGAGCCAAAATAGGCAGGAGGAGAAGGATCGAGAGCGAGGGAAAAAGGATTACATGATTAACCTTAAGTCGGAGTTGGAAATTAGGATGCTGCATGAGAAAATTGATCACCTGATTGTCAACCAGCAGCAGGATATTTTGGAGGTGCATAAGGTGCAAATCGAGATGATGAA